A region from the Thermoplasmatales archaeon genome encodes:
- the pckG gene encoding Phosphoenolpyruvate carboxykinase [GTP] — protein MLSFNEEYTTNPNDTELVEAMRSLKNSKSLKILHSTNSGMYDRLVSAIAETADMTRPSSIRVIGDKSGELKEFEDSLVKSGTMIRLNEKEFPNSYLYRSDPNDVARTEGDTYICTSGTREDAGPTNNWLHTDDAKNRIYSIMKNTMKGKTMYVVPYWLGPLGSEYGEAGIEITDSLYVVVNLMIITRSGEEAIKEFSRSTRLVIGIHSTGALDPKKRYIAHFPEENMEQGLVLSVNTNYGGNALLSKKCHALRIATYQGRKNGWMAEHMMLIGITNPEGKTTYVSGAFPSSSGKTNLSMLEPPAEFSGKGWKTSLISDDIIWMHERQGALYAINPENGFFGVAPHTSVHTNPNAMDAISHDTIFTNVAVDSHGIPYWEGMRDIPQNLTDWKGHTSTGNEPAAHPNSRFTTPISNYRHLSRDYNNPSGARVSAFLFGGRRKDLIPLVYQAYSWNAGVLVGAMQRVETTAATTGKVGVLRNDPMANRPFVGYNMADYFRHYVEMGKKVSNPPKIFNVDWFRKDQEGRYMWPGYSHNMYVMKWVLDRVNGMGKAIETPIGLVPDPQAFDSGGVPETVMKRLLEVDSHKFLSELEETRPFFESFGKRFPDELWEEYHALQDRLKKSIS, from the coding sequence ATGTTATCATTTAATGAAGAATACACGACAAACCCGAATGATACTGAGCTTGTTGAAGCCATGCGAAGCCTCAAGAATAGCAAGTCCCTGAAGATCCTTCATTCCACAAATTCTGGCATGTATGACAGGTTGGTTTCCGCCATAGCCGAGACGGCAGACATGACCCGCCCATCCAGCATACGGGTAATAGGGGATAAAAGCGGCGAACTAAAGGAATTTGAGGATTCACTCGTAAAGAGCGGTACCATGATAAGACTGAACGAGAAGGAGTTCCCGAACAGCTATCTTTACCGTAGCGACCCAAACGATGTTGCAAGGACTGAGGGAGATACTTATATATGCACGTCCGGAACAAGGGAGGATGCTGGACCAACCAATAACTGGCTTCACACAGACGATGCGAAGAACAGGATATATTCAATCATGAAGAATACAATGAAGGGAAAGACGATGTACGTGGTGCCATACTGGCTTGGACCACTTGGATCTGAATACGGGGAAGCAGGCATAGAGATAACGGACAGCCTCTATGTGGTTGTTAATCTCATGATAATCACCAGGTCCGGCGAAGAGGCTATCAAGGAATTCTCCCGAAGTACCCGGCTCGTTATAGGTATTCATTCCACTGGTGCACTGGACCCAAAAAAGCGTTATATAGCCCACTTCCCGGAGGAGAACATGGAGCAGGGTCTTGTGCTGAGTGTTAATACAAACTATGGAGGGAATGCATTACTGAGCAAGAAGTGCCATGCCCTGAGAATCGCCACATATCAGGGAAGAAAGAATGGATGGATGGCGGAGCACATGATGCTCATCGGTATAACCAACCCGGAAGGGAAGACCACTTACGTTTCTGGAGCCTTCCCGAGCTCGAGTGGAAAAACCAACCTTTCTATGCTAGAACCGCCAGCAGAGTTTTCCGGCAAAGGTTGGAAAACGTCACTTATCAGTGATGATATCATTTGGATGCACGAGCGTCAGGGGGCGCTATACGCCATAAACCCCGAAAACGGATTTTTTGGGGTTGCTCCGCATACCAGTGTTCACACGAATCCCAATGCAATGGATGCCATAAGTCATGACACAATATTCACTAATGTGGCCGTGGATAGCCATGGTATACCGTACTGGGAAGGAATGAGGGATATTCCGCAGAACCTGACAGACTGGAAAGGGCATACAAGCACGGGGAATGAACCAGCTGCGCACCCTAATTCGCGGTTTACAACGCCAATATCCAACTACCGTCACCTTTCAAGGGATTATAACAACCCCTCCGGCGCCAGGGTCTCTGCTTTCCTCTTTGGAGGGAGGAGAAAAGACCTTATCCCGCTTGTTTACCAGGCTTACTCGTGGAATGCTGGTGTATTGGTTGGTGCCATGCAACGCGTTGAAACCACTGCTGCCACAACTGGAAAAGTTGGTGTGCTGAGGAATGACCCCATGGCTAACCGGCCTTTCGTAGGCTATAACATGGCTGATTATTTCCGGCATTATGTTGAGATGGGCAAAAAGGTCAGTAATCCTCCAAAAATATTCAACGTCGACTGGTTCAGGAAGGACCAGGAAGGCAGGTATATGTGGCCAGGCTATTCCCACAACATGTACGTAATGAAATGGGTGCTTGACCGCGTAAACGGCATGGGTAAAGCTATAGAGACGCCTATTGGCTTAGTTCCTGATCCGCAAGCGTTTGACTCTGGCGGAGTACCGGAGACTGTCATGAAAAGACTGCTTGAGGTGGACTCGCACAAGTTCCTGTCAGAGCTCGAGGAGACCAGGCCATTTTTCGAATCTTTCGGAAAGAGGTTCCCAGATGAGCTGTGGGAGGAATATCATGCTCTTCAGGACAGGCTGAAGAAATCCATTTCCTGA
- a CDS encoding Transposase IS116/IS110/IS902 family protein has product MLWIGIDTHLKTHEVEIQNENGKRMWKGRINNDRDGFDSLLKKIATVENSNSQKVMGIFMNPTGNYHMPVKHFLESNSYPVYVIDARRTEHLRIIQNLGKEKSDPEDASVLASTARLDPSATDSRGHERMPESGLTRMLEQLKNSATIITNMIGSDLAAVFPEYSGIFDTGSKTSLKILEKYATPENIKGADPDELFALMNTGKGHYSMDDARNLIHVSETSIGIPDPGNVYAYRIRINAARLREEKDRIRQLDDEIDHRMSENTDVKNISDIHGVSVTSAAAIVSEIGGIEQFDSAVRIQAYGGKTPDMTGSGGKSWATGSSKIRNPHLSNSVYECAVSLVLHKNPEFLAVYQREIDKKKKPTQAYIVVGKRLLYHIYSIMKNRKPYRERMPRGREGGNSNGTT; this is encoded by the coding sequence ATGCTATGGATTGGGATCGATACGCACCTGAAAACACATGAGGTGGAGATCCAGAATGAAAATGGAAAGAGGATGTGGAAAGGGAGGATCAATAACGATCGGGATGGCTTTGATTCCCTGCTGAAAAAGATAGCAACAGTGGAGAACAGCAACAGCCAGAAGGTCATGGGAATATTCATGAATCCAACTGGAAATTATCACATGCCAGTCAAACACTTTCTTGAATCAAACAGTTACCCTGTATATGTGATAGATGCCCGAAGGACTGAGCATCTGAGAATAATACAGAATCTCGGGAAGGAGAAATCCGATCCGGAGGATGCATCGGTTCTTGCTTCCACCGCACGCCTTGATCCGTCGGCCACGGATTCCAGGGGGCATGAAAGGATGCCGGAATCCGGGCTCACCAGAATGCTTGAACAGCTGAAGAACAGCGCAACCATCATAACAAACATGATAGGATCTGATCTGGCAGCAGTGTTCCCGGAATATTCGGGCATTTTTGACACAGGATCAAAAACATCACTCAAAATACTGGAGAAATATGCCACTCCCGAAAATATAAAGGGCGCGGATCCGGATGAACTGTTTGCACTGATGAATACAGGCAAGGGCCACTACAGTATGGACGATGCCAGGAACCTAATACATGTTTCGGAAACATCCATCGGCATTCCCGATCCCGGAAATGTATACGCGTACAGGATCAGGATTAATGCTGCAAGGCTCAGGGAGGAGAAGGATCGCATAAGACAGCTGGATGATGAGATTGACCACAGGATGTCAGAAAATACGGATGTCAAGAACATATCTGACATCCACGGCGTCAGTGTAACATCTGCAGCTGCAATTGTTTCTGAGATAGGGGGCATAGAGCAGTTCGATTCTGCTGTAAGGATTCAGGCATACGGGGGAAAGACGCCTGACATGACCGGATCGGGAGGCAAATCCTGGGCAACGGGATCATCAAAGATCAGGAATCCGCACCTGTCAAACAGCGTTTACGAATGCGCAGTCTCCCTGGTGCTGCACAAGAATCCCGAATTCCTTGCAGTATACCAGAGGGAGATAGACAAGAAGAAGAAACCGACACAGGCATATATTGTGGTTGGAAAGCGTCTCCTTTACCACATATATTCCATAATGAAGAACAGGAAGCCCTACAGGGAGAGAATGCCCAGGGGGAGAGAGGGAGGGAATTCCAATGGAACCACGTAG
- a CDS encoding 30S ribosomal protein S17e — translation MGSIRSSNVKRVAREIVENNKEAFTEDFTRNKEVLKTALTSVSKNTLNAIAGYATRTVVKNRMKLQREIEEGTVTV, via the coding sequence ATGGGAAGTATCAGATCCTCGAATGTCAAACGCGTTGCCAGGGAAATAGTAGAAAATAACAAGGAAGCTTTTACTGAAGATTTCACAAGGAACAAGGAGGTTCTAAAAACTGCACTCACCAGTGTATCCAAGAATACGCTTAATGCCATTGCAGGATACGCCACAAGGACAGTTGTGAAAAACAGGATGAAACTGCAGCGCGAGATCGAGGAAGGAACCGTTACTGTTTAA
- a CDS encoding hypothetical protein (putative conserved protein) gives MVLLATYWLPHGDELIDLPNDNSRTMARKISEVTSSDKSEVRVVISPHGLGLSRNIGVIMTENFNGSFSLATGNLRARYKNDRILAGKIADSSPDVVEKVTFATGSGQKSTFPVDFGSLIPLHFFKRGKVVLIGQPRFNRRSELVAFGKTLYGVLNSYRESVSMIFSADMAHTHAPDGPYGFSEQAAIYDKEVQDMFKSGFFGRSLEIPEDVVTAAKPDSFWNLLIMSGFLEAGGIRMKMDYYYVEHYFGMLFAHS, from the coding sequence ATGGTTCTCCTGGCTACTTACTGGCTTCCGCATGGCGATGAACTCATAGACCTGCCCAATGATAATAGCAGGACCATGGCGCGTAAGATATCCGAAGTAACCTCCTCTGACAAATCAGAAGTTAGGGTTGTGATTTCACCGCACGGACTTGGGCTGAGCAGAAACATAGGTGTAATAATGACCGAGAATTTCAACGGCAGCTTCAGCCTTGCAACAGGGAACCTTAGGGCCAGATATAAAAATGACCGGATCCTTGCAGGAAAGATCGCTGATTCCAGCCCAGATGTCGTGGAGAAGGTAACTTTTGCAACGGGCTCCGGTCAGAAATCGACTTTTCCGGTTGACTTCGGTTCCCTCATTCCGCTCCATTTCTTCAAGCGGGGCAAGGTTGTGCTTATTGGACAACCCAGGTTCAATAGAAGATCCGAACTTGTGGCATTTGGGAAGACGCTATACGGTGTTCTGAATTCCTATCGGGAATCTGTTTCCATGATATTCAGCGCTGACATGGCACACACGCATGCACCAGACGGGCCGTACGGGTTTTCTGAACAGGCGGCAATTTATGATAAAGAAGTGCAGGATATGTTCAAATCCGGGTTCTTCGGCAGATCCCTGGAGATACCAGAGGATGTCGTAACTGCGGCCAAGCCTGATAGTTTCTGGAACCTGCTTATAATGTCGGGATTTCTTGAGGCGGGCGGGATAAGGATGAAGATGGATTATTATTACGTTGAACACTATTTCGGGATGCTTTTTGCACACAGTTGA
- a CDS encoding SNARE associated Golgi protein, translating to MRSLAVSVFLTSLEGIIILVQNFISEIGYPGIFVLMVLEGLLVPVPSEVVLAFGGYLALTGALPPYIGIPAYILVLIAGSVGNLVGALLAYAIGDKGGIPLILRYGKYFLLDAGSIQRTHKWFTRYGDISVFFTRLVPVFRSFISIPAGFAKMDIKMFSILTFVGSFIWDILLVYLGYTLGPDWKSILTFFDQYTYISVAAFVIVFLWLVYRAYNRRRKKTTPGAGNN from the coding sequence TTGAGATCACTAGCAGTGTCTGTTTTCTTAACGAGCCTGGAAGGGATTATAATCCTAGTCCAGAATTTTATCAGCGAAATTGGTTACCCCGGTATTTTTGTGCTAATGGTACTCGAGGGTCTCCTGGTTCCAGTTCCTTCGGAAGTTGTCCTCGCATTCGGCGGATATCTGGCACTGACAGGAGCCCTGCCACCCTATATTGGCATCCCCGCTTATATACTGGTTCTGATTGCCGGATCCGTTGGCAATCTTGTCGGGGCGCTTCTTGCTTATGCCATCGGGGACAAGGGCGGAATACCATTGATCCTCAGATATGGAAAGTATTTCCTGCTTGACGCCGGTTCCATACAGCGAACACACAAGTGGTTTACCAGATACGGGGACATTTCCGTATTCTTTACACGACTTGTCCCGGTTTTCAGGTCATTCATATCGATTCCTGCGGGGTTTGCCAAGATGGATATCAAGATGTTTTCTATCCTGACATTTGTAGGAAGCTTCATCTGGGACATTTTGCTAGTCTACCTTGGTTATACCCTTGGTCCGGATTGGAAGAGTATCCTTACCTTCTTTGACCAGTACACCTACATCTCGGTAGCCGCATTTGTTATCGTGTTTCTCTGGCTGGTTTATCGTGCTTATAACAGAAGAAGGAAGAAAACTACTCCCGGTGCCGGGAATAATTGA
- a CDS encoding Universal stress protein: MKAIIAFDDSDAARAALKFSMKFKDVIDEIIVVYVSPSLIGVTPTFDTYIPASVYQRQEETSDSIIESAKSIMGNTSSKITFVNIDSKGETVPRAIMRTAKERGVDLIITGTRKLSGLSKAILGSVSSEIVKLSTIPVLITPPVES, from the coding sequence ATGAAAGCAATTATAGCATTCGACGATTCCGATGCTGCCAGAGCGGCATTAAAATTCTCCATGAAATTCAAAGACGTTATTGATGAGATAATAGTAGTATATGTGAGCCCTTCTCTCATCGGAGTTACACCAACTTTTGATACCTATATACCCGCCAGCGTTTATCAAAGGCAGGAAGAGACTTCGGACAGTATAATTGAATCCGCAAAGAGCATAATGGGCAATACTTCCTCAAAGATCACTTTTGTAAATATTGACTCCAAAGGAGAAACTGTCCCCAGGGCAATTATGAGGACTGCAAAGGAGCGTGGCGTCGATCTCATAATTACCGGAACAAGGAAATTGTCAGGACTTAGTAAAGCTATATTGGGTTCAGTCAGCTCCGAAATCGTGAAGCTCAGCACCATACCAGTACTTATTACGCCCCCGGTGGAAAGCTGA
- a CDS encoding putative membrane protein, with protein MAFVDDLALELFVLSLVGVISIYMTASVYVEYRKGNVKDIEGVLRQGAFPLGLLGFFIFIMGIFGEMVWPLPGSYNILFYDPFVIIGIVVLSMVVAIYLKQKLQFVGILAFFSGLIAIFYGANAYTDGMTSSPIAMLGLYIAFGLTGMFTWPATYIYDVLPSKGKVSNLWTIVLVIFWIGLVVSAVLAAFTAIEAVPQHLLKPP; from the coding sequence ATGGCATTCGTTGATGATTTGGCCCTAGAGTTGTTCGTCTTATCTCTTGTAGGAGTTATTTCGATATACATGACGGCCTCGGTTTATGTAGAGTACAGAAAAGGAAACGTGAAGGATATTGAGGGAGTACTTAGGCAGGGCGCGTTTCCCCTCGGGTTGCTTGGTTTTTTTATTTTTATAATGGGTATCTTCGGTGAAATGGTCTGGCCGCTTCCAGGAAGTTATAATATCCTGTTCTACGACCCATTTGTCATAATAGGAATAGTCGTTCTTTCCATGGTCGTAGCGATATATCTTAAGCAGAAACTTCAGTTTGTCGGAATATTGGCTTTCTTCTCAGGATTGATTGCCATCTTCTATGGTGCTAACGCATACACTGACGGAATGACCTCAAGCCCAATTGCAATGCTGGGTCTTTACATAGCATTCGGTCTCACTGGAATGTTCACGTGGCCTGCAACTTACATATATGACGTACTCCCTTCAAAGGGAAAAGTGTCAAATCTGTGGACAATAGTACTGGTCATATTCTGGATTGGACTCGTGGTTTCAGCAGTGCTTGCAGCGTTCACTGCGATTGAAGCTGTACCACAGCATCTGCTCAAGCCACCATAA
- a CDS encoding glycine betaine transporter membrane protein: protein MLSFYLLAQIVLATLATFARVGLMMFISVLISLVFGILAARVKSAESIVISLTDVMEAVPVVSFFPIILSFFLFTIKGSLGVEISADFLILTAVVWNLILGVYEAVARLPEDFENVSKVYRVGFLNRIRKIYYPIAVPNLVANIMPSFASALFYITFSEVITFGIHDYYVIGIGSLAFSLTEAGNYAAILVLVLIVIIAIALTFFLIISPLIDRSKKYAMEFVSANGQAVRKRESGAIVHYFERRFERIATSGRNVVANISKALSPGLPAEEKVKRGLSKKLVNITVGIVLLALIGFGIYEIALAGFYQAFIVYFLSPSFLSTAFVNLAYDLARIGIVYSISIFTMVPLAIFLGKRQRNGKVTTAIMQIMYSIPIPIFVPLLIVILVPALAPYTGYNLALNFEVLLVTYFSAAAYIFFNVYGAVVSIPDEFKMVARTLNLSRWQEIRSLTIPSIIPSLITGSMAAVGSYWGGLSVSEFLSINGKTYVVSHGLMASIDRALNAGNLLKTDAIDIFMVIVIIILSFALWIRLYVYAKKKYAFSA from the coding sequence TTGTTATCATTCTACCTTCTGGCTCAGATTGTACTGGCGACCCTTGCAACATTTGCCAGGGTAGGATTGATGATGTTTATTTCCGTCCTCATAAGCCTTGTATTCGGCATACTGGCAGCCAGGGTTAAGAGCGCTGAATCCATCGTGATCTCACTGACTGACGTCATGGAGGCCGTCCCCGTTGTTTCATTCTTTCCAATTATCCTGAGTTTTTTTCTCTTCACAATCAAGGGATCTCTGGGTGTTGAGATTTCTGCAGATTTTTTAATACTGACAGCTGTTGTCTGGAATCTCATACTAGGCGTTTACGAGGCAGTTGCACGGTTGCCGGAGGATTTCGAGAACGTGTCAAAGGTGTACAGGGTGGGTTTCCTGAACCGTATCAGGAAGATTTACTACCCCATAGCTGTACCCAACCTGGTTGCCAATATTATGCCATCTTTTGCCAGTGCCCTTTTTTACATAACTTTCAGCGAGGTAATTACCTTTGGAATCCATGACTATTACGTCATTGGTATAGGCTCGCTCGCTTTTTCACTGACCGAAGCCGGAAATTACGCGGCCATACTGGTTCTTGTCCTCATTGTAATAATAGCAATTGCGCTTACCTTCTTCCTGATCATATCACCATTGATAGACAGGTCAAAAAAGTATGCAATGGAATTTGTCAGTGCAAACGGGCAGGCAGTCCGGAAGAGAGAATCCGGGGCGATTGTGCACTATTTCGAAAGGCGGTTTGAGCGTATAGCGACCTCCGGAAGGAATGTGGTGGCAAACATATCAAAAGCACTTTCACCCGGTCTTCCGGCTGAGGAAAAAGTGAAGAGGGGACTGTCTAAAAAGCTTGTCAACATAACTGTGGGTATAGTGCTTCTTGCACTGATTGGCTTTGGCATTTATGAAATAGCATTGGCGGGATTTTACCAGGCTTTCATTGTTTACTTCCTGTCCCCATCATTCCTGTCGACGGCATTTGTAAACCTGGCCTACGACCTGGCCAGGATAGGCATTGTTTATTCAATATCCATATTCACAATGGTGCCGCTGGCCATATTCCTCGGGAAGAGGCAGCGTAATGGCAAAGTTACCACTGCAATTATGCAGATTATGTATTCAATACCCATACCTATCTTTGTTCCGTTGCTGATCGTGATTCTGGTTCCTGCACTTGCTCCCTACACAGGGTATAATTTAGCCCTTAACTTCGAGGTGCTCCTTGTTACGTATTTCTCAGCTGCTGCATACATATTCTTCAACGTATATGGAGCAGTAGTATCCATACCGGACGAATTCAAGATGGTAGCCAGGACACTGAATCTCTCGAGGTGGCAGGAAATCAGGTCTCTTACCATTCCGTCAATTATCCCAAGCCTGATCACCGGATCAATGGCGGCAGTTGGCAGTTACTGGGGCGGGCTGTCAGTGTCGGAATTCCTATCCATAAATGGAAAGACATACGTTGTGAGCCATGGACTGATGGCATCGATTGACAGGGCACTGAATGCGGGGAATCTACTGAAGACTGACGCAATTGACATATTCATGGTGATAGTAATAATCATTCTTTCATTTGCGCTGTGGATACGCCTTTACGTTTACGCAAAGAAAAAGTACGCGTTTTCCGCCTGA
- a CDS encoding deoxycytidylate deaminase, which produces MQKYEKPTWDQYFMRMAFLAASRSSCTRRKVGAVIVNDKNVLATGYNGPPSNTANCDMVGCIRDDLNIPSGERHELCRGLHAEQNAIIQAAVHGVSIANSKIYVTTHPCVVCSKMLMNAKIEEIIYAEGYPDELSELMLLESDIKKRRFALPQNEVSAMIGEYYLKPGED; this is translated from the coding sequence GTGCAGAAATACGAGAAGCCAACGTGGGACCAGTACTTCATGCGGATGGCATTTCTTGCAGCATCGAGGTCATCTTGCACAAGAAGGAAAGTCGGAGCCGTAATTGTGAATGACAAGAACGTACTGGCAACCGGATATAATGGCCCTCCCAGCAACACAGCTAACTGCGACATGGTTGGATGCATCCGTGACGACCTTAATATCCCGTCTGGAGAGAGACACGAACTGTGCCGCGGGCTTCATGCAGAACAGAATGCAATAATACAGGCCGCCGTCCATGGGGTAAGCATTGCAAATTCAAAGATTTATGTGACAACGCATCCCTGCGTGGTTTGTTCCAAGATGCTCATGAACGCCAAGATCGAGGAAATCATATATGCCGAAGGATATCCGGACGAGCTCTCTGAATTAATGCTCCTGGAAAGCGACATCAAGAAACGCAGGTTCGCTCTACCGCAAAATGAGGTCAGTGCAATGATTGGCGAGTACTACCTGAAGCCTGGAGAAGACTAG
- a CDS encoding inner membrane protein produces the protein MSSSIIVEFLKIFMPLFVVIDPFGSLVLFMSMTSGITQQKRKLITKDAVIYGAIILLFFALIGNEIIYFFGISIVALEFAGGLILLIMGVEMVREGDKPKSAGGNIEELDVGIVPFATPLLAGPGAISLVIILMKGSFMDDIFTIISILILFAIVYLFFHYSEPILKVIGEKVMKAMTRIFGLIVAAFAIQYFLNAITLLGFLK, from the coding sequence ATGTCATCTTCCATAATTGTGGAATTCCTCAAGATCTTCATGCCACTTTTTGTGGTCATTGATCCCTTCGGAAGTCTGGTACTTTTCATGTCCATGACCAGCGGAATTACTCAACAAAAGAGAAAGCTTATAACAAAGGATGCTGTTATTTATGGAGCAATTATTCTGCTGTTCTTTGCGTTAATCGGGAACGAAATTATCTATTTCTTCGGTATTTCTATAGTCGCACTTGAATTTGCAGGGGGGCTGATTCTCCTGATCATGGGCGTTGAAATGGTCAGGGAAGGAGACAAACCGAAATCTGCTGGTGGGAATATAGAGGAACTTGATGTTGGCATCGTTCCATTTGCAACTCCGCTTCTTGCAGGTCCCGGAGCTATTTCACTTGTAATCATTCTTATGAAAGGGAGTTTTATGGATGACATATTCACCATAATTTCCATACTCATACTCTTTGCAATAGTTTACCTCTTTTTCCACTATTCAGAGCCCATCCTGAAGGTCATAGGTGAAAAGGTAATGAAAGCAATGACAAGGATCTTCGGGCTTATTGTGGCTGCCTTTGCCATACAGTATTTCCTCAATGCGATAACGCTGCTTGGGTTCCTGAAGTAA
- a CDS encoding putative transposase, with the protein MHKFTGMVNLVIGIMIEKNLTSRNSVSKETYHMLREYDMPSYYYPEAINKAVALVKTYRKRLKKKQKATMPHVYRPMLATYYGFRIVDGNLMIPIAARTYESIPLNTHTRKVISAVKVHSFALSAYTLSLTIGREVDSVECTTSVGIDRNLRNATVGNEFHHEIHDLSEVVEIKQRYRRKKSHFHRSDKGIQKKIASKYGKRERNRTGQIIHRTSKKIVMNAFQRREMIVLENVKGLINITWKGDGNAHDYRFLLHNAFPYGMLASQIVYKGSWEGLTVIELTRKETGYTSKECSACGSLTRIEHDRILKCDSCGLEIDRDVNACINIAGRGRTRLKRSSKGLPAEAVKQSKDVEHL; encoded by the coding sequence ATGCATAAATTCACCGGGATGGTAAATCTCGTTATTGGCATCATGATCGAGAAGAATCTCACATCGAGGAATTCTGTATCTAAGGAAACATATCACATGCTCAGGGAATATGACATGCCCTCATACTATTACCCTGAAGCCATCAACAAGGCAGTTGCGCTCGTAAAGACATACAGGAAGAGACTGAAGAAGAAGCAGAAAGCAACCATGCCTCATGTTTACAGGCCCATGCTTGCCACATATTACGGATTCAGGATAGTTGATGGTAACCTCATGATTCCCATTGCAGCCAGGACATACGAATCCATACCACTGAATACACATACCCGGAAGGTCATATCAGCGGTGAAAGTGCATTCCTTTGCTTTGTCGGCATACACACTCTCTCTCACAATTGGGAGAGAGGTCGATTCTGTGGAATGCACCACTTCAGTTGGTATTGATCGGAACCTGAGGAATGCCACCGTCGGGAATGAATTCCATCATGAAATACATGATCTCTCGGAAGTTGTTGAGATCAAGCAGCGTTACAGAAGAAAGAAATCCCATTTCCACCGGAGTGACAAAGGAATACAGAAAAAGATTGCATCAAAGTATGGGAAGAGGGAAAGGAACAGGACGGGACAGATCATACACAGGACAAGCAAAAAAATAGTCATGAATGCTTTTCAGAGGAGAGAAATGATCGTCCTTGAGAATGTGAAGGGTCTCATAAACATAACATGGAAGGGGGATGGCAATGCACATGATTACAGGTTCCTCCTGCACAATGCCTTTCCATATGGTATGCTGGCATCCCAGATAGTGTACAAGGGATCATGGGAAGGTCTCACTGTAATTGAATTAACAAGAAAGGAAACAGGGTATACCAGCAAGGAATGCTCGGCATGTGGGTCACTGACCCGAATAGAGCATGATAGAATACTGAAATGTGATTCCTGCGGTCTTGAGATAGACCGCGATGTGAATGCCTGCATTAACATTGCAGGCAGGGGTCGGACAAGGCTGAAACGATCCTCTAAAGGCCTGCCAGCTGAAGCTGTGAAGCAGTCAAAAGACGTGGAGCACCTATAA